The DNA sequence CGTGGCGATTCAGGACGTGACGGGCACGGTTCACAGCGAGGCGGGAATCAACCCCTACACTGCCGCCGCGCACCTCACCCGCACGGGCAAGATCACCGGCCTGGAGGGGACCGAGGAGCTGGCCGCGGGCGAGTTCTGGGGGGTGGACTGCGACGTGCTCATCCCCGCCGCGCTGGAAAAGCAGATCACCGAGCACAATGCCGACCGCATCCGGGCGCGCGTCATCGTGGAAGGGGCCAACGGGCCCACCACGCCGCAGGCCGACGACCTCCTGCACGCGAAGGGCGTGCTGGTGGTGCCCGACGTGCTGGCGAACGCGGGCGGCGTGACGGTCTCGTACTTCGAGTGGGTGCAGGACTTCTCCTCCTTTTTCTGGACGGAGGACGAGATCAATGCCCGGCTCGACCGCATCATGCGCGAGGCGTTCCTGGGCCTGTGGGACGTCAAGGAGCGGCACGGCGTCACGCTGCGCACCGCCGCCTACATCGTGGCCTGCACCCGGGTGCTGGAGGCGCGGGCACTGCGGGGGCTGTATCCCTGAAGCGGTCAGCTTTCAGCCGTCAGCGATCAGCGAGAAAGGGAGCCTCGGCGAATGCCGGGGCTTTTTTGGCTTTTTTATGGCGTCTCCTCGCGGCGGGCACCCCGCCTTGCCCCGGCTGAGGGCTGACCGCTGAGGGCTGACCGCTCCCTTACAATGCCCTCCATGTCCGATCTTCTGAGCGGGTGGCACCCGGCCCCGGCGGGGTTCAAGCACGTGGTGAGCGTGTCGCTGGGAAACAGCAAGCGCAACGCCCGCGAGGAGATGAGCGTGCTGGGCCAGCCCTTCGTGCTCGAACGCATCGGCACCGACGGGGACGCGCGGAGGGCGGCGGCCCTCTTCCAGGCGCTCGACGGGCGGGTGGACGCCTTCGGGCTGGGGGGGGCGGACCTGTACGTGATCGCGGACGGGCGGCGCTACACCTTCGGCAACGTCCGCAAGCTCGTCTCGCACGCGAAGATCACGCCCGTGCTCGACGGCAGCGGCCTGAAGAACACCCTCGAACGCGACGCGGTGGCGCAGCTCGACCCCGTGCTGAACTGGCGGACCAAGCGGGTGCTGATGGTCTCCGCCGTCGACCGCTTCGGCATGGCGGAGGCGCTCTCGGAGCACGGGGCGGACATGGTGTACGGCGACATCGTGTTCGGCCTGAACCTGAACGTGCCGCTGCGGTCCATCGCCGCCCTGCGCCGGGTGGCCCGCCTCGCCCTGCCCGCGATCACCAAGCTGCCGCAAGACTGGTTTTACCCCACCGGGGACAAGCAGGAGACGAGCGTGGAGGGCCAGGGCACCCGCCTCTACGCCTGGGCCGACGTGATCGCCGGGGACACCCACTACGCCAAGCGCTACGCCCCGCGCATGCTCAGCGGCAAGACGATCCTCACCCAGACGATCACCGAGGCCGACCGCGCCTGGATGAGGGAGCGGGGCGTCGCCCGACTCATCACCACGACGCCGCGCATCGGCAGCCGCAACTTCGCCACCAACGTCCTCGAAGCCTTCTTCGTGGCCCTCAGCGGCAGGCGCGAGGCGCTGAGCGAGGAAGAATACCTGCGCTTCGTCCGCGAGGTGGGGTTCAGGCCGGAGATCAACGAGCTGGAGTGAGCCGGATGGACTGCATAGGGTTGACCTCCCGTGCATCCCACGCTATCTTTTCCTTATCACCGCCCGAGAGGGCGGATTTTTTGTGGCCCACGGCGCCCCTCCTCCCGGAGCCACTGGCGCCACCCTTCCGGAGCGTCCACCGAGAACCGCAGGAGGTGGGCGAGGACACTGCCGGGCCGGGCGCTCCACAGCTCGCGGGACGTGGGAGAGCGGCCCAGGCGACGGAAGGCCATGTTCAGGTAGACCTCCAGGATGCGGCCCTCCACCCCCTCGCCGAGTAAATCAGGCGCCACCTCGCGGTAGGCGTCCAGCGCGTGCGCGGCGGCGTAGGGCGGCAGGGCGGGAAAGTCGAGGGCGGGGTCGGCCCACCCGGCGTCTCCCCAATCGATGAGCGCGGCGAGCGAGCCGTCCGGGTGCACGAGCAGGTTGCCGGGCTGCGCGTCCCCGTGGAGGAAGCGGGGGGCGGGCCGGGGAATCGCGGCGGTGCGGGTCAGGAGCCGGACGGCCCAGTCGGCGGTCCGGCGGTCGATGCGCCCGGCGGTGGCGGCGGCCTCCACCCCCTCCCGTGCGTCGGGCAGGTCCCAAACTTCGAGCCAGCCGCGCGGGTCGGGCACGTCGGTGACGCTCAGGTGCAGGCGGGCGAGTTCGCGCCCGGTCTCGCGGGCGGCGCGGACGAAGCGGGGGTCGGCCACGTCCCAACCCGTGCCGTGCAGGCTGGGGGCGTCCACGCGGGCGTAGACGGTGACGGGCGCGTCCACCACCTCCCGGCTGTCGTCGAAGGCGAGGAGGGGTGGGGTGCGGATTCCGGCGCGCAGCGCGGCGGGCACGGCGACGGCCTCGGTGCGGGCGTCCTCCTCGCCCATCTCGTCTCCCGGCACGGCGACGCGCAGCACGACCTCGCGGTCGGCGTAGGCCCGGTTCACGATGCCCGCGCTGGGAAGCCGCTCCAGAGGGCCGCGCAGCCCGTGCTTGCGGGCGAGGGCGGCGAGTTCGGCAGGGGTGAGGTCGGGCAGTCCGGACATGCCCCAGTCTCCCCTGCACAGGGAGCGGCGGGCATGAGCCGTTCGGCGAGTACACTCGCCCCATGCAGGCGCTTGTGAACGCGATTCGGGAACAGGGGCGGATACTGCCCGGAGGCCTTCTCAAGGTGGACGGGCTGGTCAACCACCAGCTTCTCCCCGGGCTCACCCGCGAGATGGGCGAGCGGTTCGCGGCGGGCTTCGCGCCCCTCGCGCCCAGCAAGATCGTCACCATCGAGGTGAGCGGCATCGCCCCCGCGCTGGCGACCGCCCTGGTGCTGGGGGTGCCGCTGGTGTACGCCCGCAAGAAACGGCCCGTCACCATGCACGAGGTCGCCTACACGGCGCACTCGGTCAGCCGCACGAAGGGGGGCGTGGTGGACCTCTTCGTGAGCAGCGAGTTCCTGGGCGCGGGAGACCGGGTGGTCGTCGTGGACGACTTTCTGGCCTCGGGAGGGACGCTGCGGGCGCTCTCCCGCATCATCGCGGCGAGCGGGGCCGAACTCCTCGCTCTCGGATGCGTGATCGAGAAGGGTTTCGAGGACGGAAGGAGCCAGCTCGCCGACCTGGGGGTGCCGATTCTCACGCTGGCGAACATCGTGCGGATGAGCGAGACGGAGGGCGTGGTGGTGGAGGCGGGGGGCTGGGGCGGGGTCCCGGCGCCCGGCCCCGTCCTGGCGGAAGGATGAGCCTTCCTGAAGCGCCCCCTCAGATGCGGGCCGGGGGCGGTCTCTAGGCTGGGGCAAAGGAGTGATCCCGTGACCCAGCCTGACCCCCGCTCGGCCCTGATTCCCGACCAGAGTGCGCGCGTGAACGTGGCGACCTACCCCACCTACCTCGAAGCGCAGCGGGCCGTGGACTACCTCAGCGACCAGCGGTTTCCGGTCGAGCGCACCGCCATCGTGGGCGAGGGCCTGAAGACCATCGAGCAGGTCACGGGCCGCCTCGACTGGGGCCGCGCGGCGAGCCTGGGATTCGGGCAGGGGCTCTTTATCGGCCTGTTCATCGGCCTGCTCTTCGGGCTGCTGGGGCTGGGCGGCGGGAACCTGCTGTACGCGGTCGCCTACGGCATGGTGCTGGGCGCGATCACGGGCCTGATCTGGGGCCTGATCGGCTACGCCGTCACGGGCGGGCGGCGCGACTTCACCTCGGTGGGCGGGATGCGCGCCGAGCGGTACGTCATCCTCGCCGACGCCGAGGTCGCCGAGCGGGCGCGGACGCTGCTGGGCGGCCTGCCTTCCTCCTGAACGCCCGGCCTCGTTCCTGCGCCCCCGCCTGCCGCGCGGGGGTGTCTCCTGTCCGGGAACGCGGTCCAGCCGGGCGTTCGCCCCGCTAGCATGGCCCCATGACACAACCCGGGCTGGAATTGCAGGAGCTGATCGCCGCGATGGAGCAGCGCCGCGCCAAGGTCGAGGCGGGCGGCGGTGCCGAGCGCCAGAAGAAGCAGCGCGAGGGCGGCAAGCTCACCGCCCGCGAGCGCATCGAG is a window from the Deinococcus aestuarii genome containing:
- a CDS encoding general stress protein, encoding MTQPDPRSALIPDQSARVNVATYPTYLEAQRAVDYLSDQRFPVERTAIVGEGLKTIEQVTGRLDWGRAASLGFGQGLFIGLFIGLLFGLLGLGGGNLLYAVAYGMVLGAITGLIWGLIGYAVTGGRRDFTSVGGMRAERYVILADAEVAERARTLLGGLPSS
- a CDS encoding quinate 5-dehydrogenase; its protein translation is MSDLLSGWHPAPAGFKHVVSVSLGNSKRNAREEMSVLGQPFVLERIGTDGDARRAAALFQALDGRVDAFGLGGADLYVIADGRRYTFGNVRKLVSHAKITPVLDGSGLKNTLERDAVAQLDPVLNWRTKRVLMVSAVDRFGMAEALSEHGADMVYGDIVFGLNLNVPLRSIAALRRVARLALPAITKLPQDWFYPTGDKQETSVEGQGTRLYAWADVIAGDTHYAKRYAPRMLSGKTILTQTITEADRAWMRERGVARLITTTPRIGSRNFATNVLEAFFVALSGRREALSEEEYLRFVREVGFRPEINELE
- a CDS encoding phosphotransferase family protein translates to MSGLPDLTPAELAALARKHGLRGPLERLPSAGIVNRAYADREVVLRVAVPGDEMGEEDARTEAVAVPAALRAGIRTPPLLAFDDSREVVDAPVTVYARVDAPSLHGTGWDVADPRFVRAARETGRELARLHLSVTDVPDPRGWLEVWDLPDAREGVEAAATAGRIDRRTADWAVRLLTRTAAIPRPAPRFLHGDAQPGNLLVHPDGSLAALIDWGDAGWADPALDFPALPPYAAAHALDAYREVAPDLLGEGVEGRILEVYLNMAFRRLGRSPTSRELWSARPGSVLAHLLRFSVDAPEGWRQWLREEGRRGPQKIRPLGR
- the xpt gene encoding xanthine phosphoribosyltransferase, which encodes MQALVNAIREQGRILPGGLLKVDGLVNHQLLPGLTREMGERFAAGFAPLAPSKIVTIEVSGIAPALATALVLGVPLVYARKKRPVTMHEVAYTAHSVSRTKGGVVDLFVSSEFLGAGDRVVVVDDFLASGGTLRALSRIIAASGAELLALGCVIEKGFEDGRSQLADLGVPILTLANIVRMSETEGVVVEAGGWGGVPAPGPVLAEG